The genomic window GTGTATCGACagcgaaggtagagggcttcaacacaagaggtaatcgctgtcttgaaggaagaaattctaaggaaatggtgtctgtgcacctgttcgCGCCGAAACGAGCAGTCAGTTTCACGCCAAAACAGACTGGGctcaaacacaaaaatattagaatattggcgttattgtagagaggtttcaaataggttgtgtatgaaggcactccccatatgcgttagtaaatgcaatgtcaagtggactgaagtcgtaagggaacttgaagagctgcctacctagacgaCATTTTGAGGCATCATGCATTCGAATGCacctggtggccaaaagttatTCCtgcactgtaatatatatatatatatatatatatatatatatatatatatacatatatatattataaatgtgtaATAATGAAAGAACATTTGTGCAAAACAGTTTCTGTGTGGACTTCACAAAAAGAACAGTTTGTATTGATGTCTCTTTTAAATTTAACCATGTAATAATTAGCAGGGTAGTATCTGTGAATCATTCTGAACGACACTTCCTTCACCTTGTTTATTATCAGGTATCTGTGAGGAATCATCCAAACCTTTTTCCAATCAATATCATTTACAAAACGGTTCCAATAAAAAGTAACATTTGGAATAGAGACAATTTCTTTCTGAAACAAAGCACGAATGTTCTTATTCTCACGAGGAAGTTGAGAAAAACAGATTTTTCCAACTGGTGATTCAGCCACATCGGGGAGGGAGACAGAAGTAGGTGGAGGTCTGCCAGTATTCCTAAAAAGCATGATTGTGCCTGATGGAATGGCGTCAAATACAATTGCAAATTATCTTGGCGTAACTGGAatattatatgttaataaaaactCTCTATAAGAGAAAAGTCGCCCCTCTCCATCAAATAGCTGACCCACCAGCAGAATCTGACTGAGTACCCAATTCTCAAAAAAGAGtgacttgtttttatataaaatatctctGTTATTCCAAATTAGATAACTGTGAGATGAGAAATTATGCTTATAAATGAGAGACCATGCTAAAAGGACCTTCTTGTGAAAGTTGGCCAGTTTTACAGGGAGTTTGTCCACATTGTGGTTACAGTTCAAAATAAAGCTCAGACCACCAAAGCGAGAGAATATATAGTGGGGAATAAAATTCCAAATCGAGACAGGGTTTTTAAGAAAATGCTTAGCCCAATTAAActtaaaagtattgtttagaGTATTGAAGTCCAAAAAGTTGAGCCCACCAGATTCATAATTATTCATAACAACACTTCTTTTGATGTAATGTATACGATTTTTCCAGATGAAGTCAAAAAGTGTTCTATCAATATCTTTACAAATTTTACTGTCCAGGTGTAAAGAGAGAGCTGCGTATGTAAGCCGGGATATCCCTTCAGCCTTGGTAAGTAATACTCTGCCTTTTAGAGATAAGTCCCTTTGCAACCACTGATTCAatttgttttgggtttttttaACAATTGGAGAGAAATTTAATGGGCATCTCATTTTCTGATCTTTAGAGATAAGAATACCTAAGTATGTAACTTCTGCCTTAATCGGAATGTCGCAAATAGTTTGTATATTACAATCTTTTACAGGTAACAgttcacatttattaatatttaggcATAGACCAGAGGCCTCTGAAAACTGGTTAATTACTTGAATGGTAATATGACAGATATCTggcttgcattttttttaaagattgtggTATCGTCAGCAAGTTGACTGATGATGATATCCCTACCCGCAATAGAAATTCCTTGTATAACACTGTTAACGACATGAGTTGTGAGAATTTGTGtacaaagtaaaaacaaataatcAGGCATCCCTGACGAATGCCCCGTTTCAAATTAAATCTAGGGGAAGTTCCATATTTCAGTTTGATAGAGCTATTGCCATTGATATATAATGctttgcagaaaaaaaaatccccaaaaccaaatttttctaaagacagaaaaataaattggTGTTCTATTGTATCAAAAGCCTTATAGAAATCCAAGAAGAGGATGAAGCCATCTTCAGATATCAGGTCAGAGTAGTTAAGAATATCTAATACTAGTCTAATATTGTTAGAGATGTGCCTATTCCTCATAAAGCCTGATTGTGTCTCATCTATAATTGTGTCAAGAGTTTCTTTAATTCTCGAGGCAAATATTAACGCCATAATTTTGTAATCATTATTTAGCAGACAAATGGGTCTCCAGTTATCAATAAAAAGCACGTCTTTTCTAGGTTTGGGAATCAATGTGACCAGCCCTTGAGTGAGGCTAGGAGGAAGGGCATCATTCTCTATACTCTCCATAAAAACCTGTAGTAAAAATGGGGCTAAGTGATCTGAGAACGCTTTATAAAATTCTGCAGTTAAGCCGCCAGTGCCGGgtgatttattgttttttaatagaGCAATCGAATCAGTGACCTCTGCTATTGTAAGCGGGGTGTCACAATAATCTTTGTCTGCCACATCAATCTTTCTTACGTTATTTACTGAGTTTAGATATTGAGATGTaacttctttattattttttgagCTGTATAAAGTGCTAtaaattaatttcagatttttgTTCAAAATTTTAGTGTGATCAGTAACAACcccattaatatttaaattatggaTGGAATTGGTTTTGGATCAGTATTTTTCAAGACAGAAAAGTAGGCAGAATTTTGCTCCCCCTCCTCCAGCCATCTCTTTCTAGACCTTACAAAGGCTCCCTCTGCTTTTTGTCGATATAACACGTTTAATTTGTTTTGGAGTTCTAAAAGAAGTAGTTTATCCTTCTCTGAAACTTCCTCGGGGTGTCTCTAATAAAATGAGGATATTTTACTTATGACTTCCTCTTCTTATGCTCTTTTAGCTTTGGCAATAGATGTTCCATACTGTCTTAAGAATTTTCCTAACTCAAACTTAAGTAGTTCCCAGTTAGTGTTGTAGGATTTTTCCTTTTTAGccttgttgtaaaaaaaaaaaaagagtaattaaACTTAATAATTTCAGGCTTAACCTTTTCATGCTTTAACACGGTATTGTTTAATTTCCAGTAGCAAGATCTATTAAATTGGATGCTTATATGAATTGCTCTATGGTCAGTGAGGGGTGTGGCAAGgacatttactgtaattttttcTTTATCAATGTTATTAGATAACAGCCAAAAATCAATACGAGACTGGCTGGATCCTGACCTGTTGCTCCAAGTAAAGGATCTTTCATCAGGAAATTTTTCTCTCCATACATCCACAATGGTAAATTTTCCCATAAGTGTCTTAAGGTTTGTGCTGAGGGAGGAGGGCCGCCCAGGGGGCCACcttccatgctctcagtatctttgagtaaatgaatgatggcaatgacgcaatcggaaaagagctatacacacaccggaaactgtaacgcgtgcgcacgctaaagtctctttgattttttttttttttttgcacaggtcacttcgggggctccgtataCAAGAAAGGCTCACATGCCTGGATAAAAAggataatattaataagaattTTGTGCCCGAGgtgggaaaatatgttttttttttttggagaattaACATAGTTcaagtttaaaaaagaaaaaaaaatttgtttttaatgaaaattttgaaaattgCAAGTGGAAATGGCACCAGTTTTGTAGAATCAAACCGGTTTTGACCCTTAAAATATGACATTCACAATAACAAAACAGGTGGCACATGATGTTCACAAAAATGTAGTTACTAGATACATTGTGTCTAGGCTATACAAGGCTAAAACACCAGAGTAACAGACATGGCATTAAACATTAGCTgaacaaaataaaatcaatgaaaaacaaaaggtgagattaaattttttttttaattataaattgcGATGTCATACAACTTACATGTAGTTTTACCTTCATTGTACATTGTAGTGTTACATCTCATTTAGTTCATTGTACTTTCAGGGCCTAAATCACATAGAGCCCTGTAAAAATCTTTCAATCTCTGTGTATATGGTAAGGTGACTTGTAGTTCAATTTATGGTATAATTATTTGGCTTCGATTCAAAAAAATCAAATGGAATCATAACATTCACAACTCTTACCATGAAATACCGAAAACAGCTGTACACACAAGCCTGGGAATTGTATCCCATACAATTGTTAAACAGACAAGACAGTCAGTCAAGAGTGCAATACCTCATGACTAACCATTGCACAAAACCTTTTTAATCCATGTTGTAAACGAGTTTGCTGCCAGTTTTAGGTTTGAATGTATCGTATATGCATGGACAACATTTACACATCAAGTTCCTAACAAAGTCCCCCTAATGAAAAAAACCAGGTCAGCAACACCACACACAGAAACAGTTGGGTTTGTAAAGCTTTACTTTATTAAAAAGATCATTGCCATTTTcaaacgtaaaaaaaaataaaaataaataatcattctACACCAACCAAAAGAAAAAACTTCTATCACAGCATATACTCTTCATCTCATACAATACACTGACTAATCACAACAGAGCTCATTCACCACCTTACCTACAATCAATCCACTGACCACAGGACATTCAGCTCAACACTGAAATAAAACAATGGAGCTTAAAATCCTTTAAGAgtctgataataataaaaaaaaattaaataaaaagtgacAAGAGGGATACATGAAGAAAATGACAAGCCTTCATGAGATGATAGTGATGCTTTTACAAGGTGTGAGGagctttgtcaaaaaaaaaaaaaaaaaaaaaagagcttggTAGCTACAGTAGAACAAGGATTGAAATCATGGGGGAAATAAAATACATATCAGCAAAGGTAAAGGTGGGGAATGAAAGTGAAATATCAGATCAGTCAGCATCTGGGGTTGGGCTTCTCCTTGGGCTGGCAGACCTGGAATGACTAAGACACACACTGTCAGCATCTACACATTCTCTGTACATATACACAGAAGCGCATATCAGACATTTACCTTTCTTTCTTATGACTGACTGAACGAGACCGAGATCTGGATACACTACGTTTCCTTTGTCTGGAACCAGAGCGTGAACGGGAGCGACTTAAAAGAAACACATGAAGATTTAAAATGAGATGGCATGTTAAATTATAGAACCTAATTTCATGGGTGTGTGAAGCCCAGGTAATAAATGTGGATGGGTAAAATATGGATCCTTTACCTGTCTCTACGGACAGGGCTTTTCGACCTGCGGACTGGGGAACGAGAGCGCCGCACAGGAGTTCTGGAGCGGGCTGGAGAGGCAGACCTAAACAATATAAGTTAAATGTTTAAGCAGCTACCCAGAGACCAACCAGAAAGATCAATTACAAAACTGACACAGGGACACATACTATAGAAAGAGTGCTGCAAAAGCACTGTGTAAAACCAATGTAGTACTTAAAATTGCTTCAATTAGAGTAGGTGGACTGATAGCACAACTTACCTGCTTCTGCGTTTTGAGTATGACGGTGAACGGTACCTCCTGTGAAAGAGGAAAAAATATCATGAAATTTCGAATGCTGCAAGATCCTTTTCAAAACACAGCTGGAGCAGTGCAAGGTCTTACTTTTCATTGCTACGGCTACGAGAGCGGTAACGCCGGCCACGAGATCTGGAACGAGAGCGAGATGCTGACCTACAAATTAAACAGCACAAAATGGGTTAAATCAAACAGGAATATTAACAACCATTCATCACAGGGGTCAAGTAATAGTGGAATGGAAATAAAAAGAGTCGATACATCGACATTTACCTGCTGCGTCGGCCACGCCTCTTATTGAAGCGATAGCAGTCGTAGGCATAATGGCCACTCTCTCCACACTGGTAGCATCGGTCATTTGGGTCAAATTGCCTGCGGTTAGGGCGCCCAAATCGGGACTTTCTAGACATACCAGTAGACAGCTCAACTCTGACGCGGGCTCCACAAAGCACCCTGGAATATTATAGATCACAAGGTTAATAGTTCCTCTCTGTCTACCAATAAACCAGAGTTGTGCCCATATTGTGACCCAGCTGTTTATGCAACCAAGACCGCTCATGATGGTCCTGTTTTTTTTCCATCAATAACTGAACTCAACAACagactatatttaacttgaatccAGGAAAACACCATATAAAGTTGGGGCCTTTGTGAGCGGAAAGAGATCAGTGATAAACCGCCGACACTCACCCCTGCTTCCTGAAGAGGTCAGGGGGTTAAATGTGCTGCAGTAGCATCATGGGAAATGTACGCAGGTAGAACTCAAGTTGACTCACTTTCCGTCCATCCCCTTTACGGCATCCTCTGCATCTCTGGCATCCTCATACTCTACGAAGGCGAAACCTGGTGGGTTTCGTGCAACCCATACACTCCTCAGTGGTCCGTAGTAACTGAAGGCTCGTTCAAGTTCACCTTTGGCTGCACCGTTGCCAAGGTCACCAACATAGACCTTACAGTCAGAGGCACGAGAGGAACTTCGGGATGAGTAAGACATCTTGCACCTGTAATGtggaaaaatttattaaaaagagagagagaaaaaaaaaaaggtaaattatTGCCTCCACTACAATTAAAAGGTGACTATTTTTGATGCACAGTACAAGCAACTGATTGCCCTTTAGCATCCAATTAAATAAATGGTTAAGAATTTGTGCATTTGAAGTTTTCCCaccaagtctaaatatctcagtATCTAGAGTGCATCTTCATTCAGCAGTTCTGCAGTAAGCCATTTGGTCTTTACGTTTATGTTGTGCAGTCCTGCGTGAGCAAATAAACATCGCAGCTCAGGACCACTTTTTCCCTCATCATGTGGACACATCAAAATCGGGAAACCTAAAAGATGTGAGACTGTTACACCAATGTTACTAGTCGATGTACACTTAAATATTTGCCCAAATAAAGTGCTTGTGTTTTGGTGTCTGTAATATTCACTGAAACAACTGAACCACGGCCATGATTGATCGATAGATCAATCACGTCCATCAATACATTACTAAAACAAGTACTACTCAAGCGTTTTAAGTCCACAGAAGACTTATTGCTTGGGGCTTATAAGCATTACGCATGTAAAAATGTAGCAAGTGGTTTTTGTATGTTAGCCACTAAACAAGATTAACGCCATTTATAAGTGCGCAGAAGTAGCAGGCCGCTCTTTGTTTGGCACGTTTCGCATTAATCGTTTCACCTACCGAAACAAAGACCTGCCAGCTGGCACAACAGTTAAGAACACGAGCTGCCGTACAAGATTACGGAAAAAGCGTGAAGAGCGTAACCGTTAAAATAACATTAGATAAACAAGACCGTCACCCGCACGCGGACTTACTATGTGTGACTCGACGTCCTCGGTTCCGTGCGAGGGCGCGTGGACGTCTTCTTCTTCCGGTTGATTAAAGGCGCTTCAACCAAACCTTGACCGACATGAGAAAACAGCTCATGAATGCAATCAAAATCAGATTCGCTAAAATGGCAGTAATTGAGTTCTAAAATTCCATTACTGCTTCTGAAAATATTAAACTAC from Xyrauchen texanus isolate HMW12.3.18 chromosome 3, RBS_HiC_50CHRs, whole genome shotgun sequence includes these protein-coding regions:
- the LOC127621110 gene encoding serine/arginine-rich splicing factor 7-like; translation: MSYSSRSSSRASDCKVYVGDLGNGAAKGELERAFSYYGPLRSVWVARNPPGFAFVEYEDARDAEDAVKGMDGKVLCGARVRVELSTGMSRKSRFGRPNRRQFDPNDRCYQCGESGHYAYDCYRFNKRRGRRSRSASRSRSRSRGRRYRSRSRSNEKRYRSPSYSKRRSRSASPARSRTPVRRSRSPVRRSKSPVRRDSRSRSRSGSRQRKRSVSRSRSRSVSHKKESHSRSASPRRSPTPDAD